A single Lolium perenne isolate Kyuss_39 chromosome 6, Kyuss_2.0, whole genome shotgun sequence DNA region contains:
- the LOC127307719 gene encoding receptor kinase-like protein Xa21 produces MRLHTILTSSQGSTPMELAKSVLLALLALLAWLAAGSTADDRLTLMSFMSGMAANSSLALAQSSWGNSSVPTCQWRGVTCGLTGRRRGRVVALDLPGLGLDGTIPPELGNLTYLRWLHLPANHLHGILPPELGNLPELSHLNLSYNSFQGRIPGSLSNCTRLQNLLLYSNSLHGEIPPELCLLSDLKVLNLGQNTLIGNIPPGIGNLVNLTTLNLQFNNLSGGIPQEIGGLVNLVGLGLGYNLLRGSIPASLGNLSALQYISIPSAKLTGSIPQLPKLSFLLVLELGVNNLEGRIPASLGNLSSLVFLSLQQNRLTGHIPESLGSLQVLNNLDLSQNNLSGPIPHSLGNLGTLVTLRLDYNELEGSFPPSLLNLSTLEDLGLQSNRLSGSFPHEIGNKLPNIQSFVADINQFHGTIPSSMCNASMLQILQVVYNSLSGRIPPCLGTRQNRLSVVALSKNQLEATSDADWGFLSSLTNCSNLRSLDLGYNSLQGELPSSIGNLSSGLSFLIIANNNIVGKIPEGIGSLVNLKLLYMDYNHLEGTIPASLGKIKVLNRLSLPHNNLSGSIPPTLGNLTALNVLLLQGNALDGRIPSSLSSCPIEQLDLSYNSLTGTIPKELFLMSTLSSFMLLGHNLISGTLPSEMGNLINVGVFDFASNNISGEIPASIGECQSLQYLHISGNSLQGEIPLSMEQLKGLLVLDLSSNNLSGGIPQFLGNLKGLSALNLSFNNFEGEVPKHGVFLNLTAISINGNDGLCGGIPQLNLPPCTNHTTKKPSRKLLMIISICSAALFITLASALFIFYHKSRKMKSSAQLSLISENYMRVSYAELFKATNGFSSENLIGAGSFGSVYKGSMQSNDQQVVVAVKVFNLKQRGASQSFDAECETLRCVRHRNLVKILTVCSSIDFEGHDFKALVYEFLTNGNLEEWLHQKLMGDGECKAKDHIARLSIAIDVAFSLEYLHQHKPLPIIHCDLKPSNVLLDNDMVAHVADFGLARFVHQDLEKSSGWASMRGTIGYAAPEYGLGNQVSIQGDVYSYGILLLEMFTGKRPTDSDFGEVIGLREYVQMALPDKIGNVIDEWLIPEMGNDEQDKSNSNESRDLRIACISSILRIGISCSEKTPTDRPQIGDALKELLAIRDKFHKNHSGEGPTSSH; encoded by the exons ATGCGCTTGCACACCATCCTCACAAGCTCACAAGGCTCAACACCAATGGAACTGGCGAAGTCTGTCTTGCTCGCCTTGCTTGCCCTTCTTGCATGGCTCGCTGCTGGTTCCACAGCCGATGACCGCCTCACTCTCATGTCATTCATGTCAGGCATGGCAGCAAACTCCTCGTTAGCTCTTGCACAGTCATCATGGGGAAACAGCTCTGTTCCCACATGCCAGTGGCGTGGTGTGACATGTGGCCTGACTGGCCGCCGCCGCGGCCGTGTGGTGGCACTGGACCTCCCCGGGCTCGGCCTCGACGGCACCATCCCGCCGGAGCTGGGTAATCTCACCTACTTGAGGTGGCTCCATCTCCCTGCCAACCACCTCCATGGCATACTTCCCCCAGAGCTCGGCAACCTCCCTGAGCTCAGCCATCTCAACCTCAGTTACAACTCATTCCAAGGGAGGATTCCGGGGTCACTTTCAAACTGCACCCGTCTCCAGAACCTATTGCTGTATAGCAATAGTCTTCATGGCGAAATACCACCGGAGCTCTGCTTGCTGAGTGATCTCAAGGTACTCAATCTTGGCCAGAACACTCTAATAGGAAACATCCCACCGGGGATTGGAAACCTTGTAAACCTAACAACACTGAATCTACAATTTAACAACCTATCGGGGGGGATCCCACAGGAAATAGGTGGTCTCGTTAACCTTGTTGGACTAGGTCTAGGTTATAACCTTCTGAGAGGTTCCATCCCTGCTTCACTTGGAAACCTTTCAGCACTCCAATATATCAGTATCCCTTCAGCTAAATTAACAGGGAGCATACCACAGCTGCCAAAGCTTTCATTTCTTCTTGTCCTTGAACTAGGAGTAAACAACCTCGAAGGAAGAATCCCTGCATCATTGGGAAATCTCTCATCACTAGTGTTTCTTAGTCTTCAGCAAAATCGCCTCACAGGGCACATCCCAGAGTCATTAGGTAGTCTTCAGGTGCTTAATAACCTTGATCTTTCACAAAACAATCTTTCAGGCCCCATACCACATTCTCTTGGAAATCTAGGTACCCTCGTGACCCTCCGTCTAGACTATAATGAACTGGAAGGTTCTTTTCCTCCTTCGCTGCTCAACCTTTCCACTCTTGAAGATCTAGGTCTACAAAGCAATCGTCTTAGTGGGTCATTTCCACATGAGATAGGTAATAAGCTCCCAAATATACAAAGTTTTGTTGCGGATATCAATCAATTTCATGGAACAATTCCATCATCCATGTGCAATGCCTCTATGCTTCAAATTCTGCAAGTAGTATATAACTCTTTGTCTGGACGAATTCCTCCTTGTCTTGGAACTCGACAAAACAGATTGTCAGTCGTGGCACTTTCAAAAAATCAACTCGAAGCAACAAGCGATGCTGATTGGGGATTTCTGTCGAGCTTGACAAATTGCAGCAATTTGCGGAGCTTAGATTTGGGTTACAACAGTCTTCAAGGCGAGTTGCCTAGTTCAATTGGCAACCTTTCCTCAGGTTTGAGTTTTCTTATCATAGCAAACAACAACATAGTTGGAAAGATACCTGAAGGAATAGGGAGCTTGGTCAACTTGAAGTTACTTTACATGGACTACAACCATTTGGAGGGAACTATTCCAGCTTCTCTTGGTAAAATCAAGGTGTTGAATCGATTATCTCTACCACATAACAACCTGTCAGGATCCATCCCACCAACCCTAGGCAATCTTACAGCACTAAATGTATTATTGCTCCAAGGAAATGCACTTGATGGAAGAATTCCCTCCAGTCTTAGCAGTTGCCCCATAGAACAACTGGATCTTTCATATAACAGTCTTACTGGCACAATACCTAAAGAACTCTTTCTCATGTCTACCTTATCCAGCTTCATGCTTCTGGGGCATAATTTAATATCTGGTACTTTGCCATCTGAAATGGGTAACCTAATAAATGTTGGAGTGTTTGATTTCGCTTCAAACAACATTTCTGGAGAGATTCCTGCCTCCATTGGTGAGTGCCAGAGCTTGCAGTATCTTCACATATCTGGAAACTCACTCCAAGGGGAAATTCCATTATCAATGGAGCAACTAAAAGGTCTCTTGGTGCTTGACCTTTCCAGCAATAATTTGTCGGGTGGCATCCCTCAGTTTCTTGGGAACTTGAAAGGCCTTTCTGCTCTGAATCTTTCATTCAACAATTTTGAAGGTGAAGTCCCAAAACATGGAGTGTTCCTCAATCTAACAGCAATTTCGATTAATGGAAATGATGGTCTGTGTGGTGGTATCCCTCAATTGAATTTGCCACCCTGTACCAACCACACCACCAAGAAGCCATCCAGGAAACTTCTCATGATAATCTCCATATGCAGTGCAGCTTTATTTATCACATTAGCGTCTGCACTGTTCATATTCTACCATAAGAGCAGAAAAATGAAATCAAGCGCACAATTATCACTCATCAGTGAGAACTATATGCGGGTTTCTTACGCTGAATTATTCAAAGCAACAAATGGTTTTTCTTCTGAAAACCTCATTGGAGCAGGAAGCTTTGGCTCGGTCTACAAGGGAAGCATGCAAAGCAATGACCAACAAGTAGTCGTTGCTGTGAAGGTGTTCAACCTCAAGCAACGTGGTGCTTCTCAGAGCTTCGATGCGGAATGTGAGACACTAAGATGTGTTCGCCATCGGAACCTTGTAAAGATACTGACAGTATGCTCGAGTATTGATTTTGAGGGCCATGACTTCAAGGCCCTTGTATATGAATTCCTAACAAATGGAAACTTGGAAGAATGGCTACACCAGAAGCTCATGGGAGATGGTGAATGCAAGGCAAAAGATCATATTGCAAGGCTAAGCATTGCCATTGATGTGGCATTCTCACTTGAATATCTTCACCAACATAAGCCATTGCCAATTATTCACTGTGATCTTAAGCCAAGTAATGTTCTCCTCGACAATGACATGGTTGCTCATGTTGCTGATTTTGGGCTTGCAAGATTTGTACACCAAGACTTGGAGAAATCAAGTGGTTGGGCTTCAATGAGAGGAACAATTGGTTATGCTGCACCAG aGTATGGACTTGGAAACCAAGTCTCAATCCAAGGTGATGTCTACAGCTATGGCATATTGCTGCTAGAAATGTTCACTGGAAAAAGACCAACAGATAGTGATTTTGGAGAAGTTATTGGCCTTCGTGAGTATGTTCAGATGGCACTGCCAGACAAGATTGGTAATGTCATCGACGAATGGTTAATACCAGAGATGGGAAATGATGAACAAGACAAGTCCAACTCTAACGAGAGTAGAGATCTTCGAATTGCTTGCATCAGCTCGATTCTGCGTATTGGCATTTCTTGTTCAGAGAAGACGCCAACAGATCGCCCACagattggagatgctctaaaagaGTTGCTAGCAATAAGAGACAAGTTCCACAAGAATCACTCCGGTGAAGGACCAACGTCAAGCCACTGA